A stretch of DNA from Paucidesulfovibrio longus DSM 6739:
TCCTGACCTACAGGGCCCCTCCCAACAATCAGGGGTATGATCTGCTCTGCACCCACCCTGATCCTGCCCTCGCGACAAAGACGCTCCGGATTCAGGTCAAGAGCCGCTACCAGACGGATTGCGACAGAAGCGTACCCGTCCGGACGGACTCCTTTCAGTGCTTCGATTACCTGGTCATCGTCTTCCTCAACGTTGGACTCTTCTTCGGGCCGGATGTCAAAAACGTTGATAACTGCGCTTTTCGCTCGGACGTTGAATACTTCGTCCTTTCTAACCATGAGGCACTGAAGTTGCTCCGGCCGGTGAAGTCCGGGTTCAGCAAGGTGCATCTCCTCAGGTGCGGGCTTGGTGGATTCCAGGATGAGGAAGGGATTCAGCTGATTGCGCGAGATTTTCGGGTTTCCTACCCGTCCCGGCATTGATTCTGATCCACAATTCCCATTTTCGAACACTCTGTTCTCCACACTAACGCGCTCTAAGCATTGACCCTTGGCATCGGGTCGTCTATCACTTTCAAGACTGGACCAGCTAGGATCGACTCGGACGAGCTGGCCCTTCAGGAGGTTGTGGGCATGGAAGACAGATACCTTTCCGTTGACGAGATTGCCGAATATCTCGGCATCAAGAAAGACACCGTGTACAAGTGGGTCGCGGCCAAGAGGATTCCTGCCCATAAAGTTGGACGTCTTCTGAAATTCAAGAAAGACGAAGTTGATGAGTGGATTCGCCAAGGTAGAACGATCCTCTCTGATTAGAATATACAGGCCGCAGCTGAAACATAACTGGATCGAAATTGTTTGCGTCATCCGGGGAGACAAGCATGGATGTTTTTAGGCTCAAAGACAAAATCATCGGTGACTACTCTAAATATATTGGCAGCTTCATAGAGATTTCTGATGAACGAATCCGCGAGATCGTCCAGCAAGAGCTGAGAGATGGCCTCCTCTGGCCCGACCCCTTGCTTCAACTCAACCCAGCTTTTGCCTGGGGCGGTTGGATTGAAGACCTTGTTTCCAAGGGCACCCTCCATTCCGAATGCGCGAAGATTTTTAGAGGCGACAAGTCCGAAGTTAACGGGACTGGACGCCCGATGCGGTTGTACCAACATCAGGTGGATGCCGTTGAAGCCGCCCGTACCGGCGACAACTATGTCCTGACCACAGGTACGGGGTCGGGGAAAAGTCTGTCTTATATCGTCCCCATCGTTGACCATGTCTTGCGATCCGGCTCCGGCAAGGGAATAAAGGCCATAATCGTTTATCCGATGAACGCTTTGGCCAATTCCCAGGAACTGGAACTCAAGAAATTCCTTTGCCATGGCTATGGGGATAAGCCCCCAGTGACTTTCCGGCGCTATACCGGCCAAGAGGGTGAGCAAGCCCGGCAGGAAATCGTGGATAACCCTCCGGACATTTTGCTGACCAACTATGTCATGCTTGAACTGATCCTGACCCGGCCCTACGAGAAGAAGCTTGTTGAGGCGGCCAAGGGGCTCCAGTTTTTGGTCTTCGACGAGTTGCATACCTATCGTGGACGGCAAGGCGCTGACGTGGCGATGCTCATCCGTAGGCTTCGTAATGCGATTACAGCCCCAGGCACCGAGGGCAACCTTCAGTGTGTTGGAACTTCCGCCACCCTGGCCGGGCCTGGAACTTTTGAGGAACAGCAGAAGGAAGTTGCCGAAGTCGCTTCAAAGCTTTTTGGGGCCGAGGTTATGCCTCACCGTGTGATCGTCGAGACTCTGAGGAAGGAAACGGAGTGCGATGACTTTGGCTCTAAGCGGTTTCTAAAGGTATTGCGGGAACGACTCCTCAATGAGGACGGTAAACCTCCGACAGAGTACGAAGAGTTCGTTCGCGATCCGCTATCTGTCTGGATTGAAAACTCGCTGGGCCTTGAGGAGAAGGAAACGCGACTGATCAGGTGCAAGCCTCGCTCATTAACCGGGCAAGCGGGAGCGGCGCAATTCCTGGCTGAGGTAACGGGACTTAGCCCGGAAAAATGCATTGCGCCCATCCAGGCCGCGCTTTTACAGGGCTATAAGCTTAAGAATCCAGACACGGGTAAACCCGCCTTCGCCTTCAAGCTGCACCAGTTCTTGAGCAAGGGAGACACTGTTTATGCGACTCCCGAACCAGAAGAGATTCGGGCGATAACGCTTCATGGCCAGCAGTTTGCACCGGATAGAGACGAGGAAACCATTCTTTTTCCGCTTCAATTCTGTCGTGAGTGCGGGCAGGAATACTACAGTGTCTGGCGAGTAACAGACCCTGACAAGAAGACCTCCTGGTTTTCAGCCCGTAATCCATCCGAAGCCATCCTCACCGACGGATTTGCAGGATATCTGTATATCAGCGGCAGCAACCCTTGGCCTGCCGATCCTCAGCTCCAAGCCGAACGCCTTCCTGATGATTGGACTGAGGAAAAGGGCGGCAAGCTCTACCCGGTTAAAAGTAAGGAAAAATATCTGCCTGAGAAAGTCTTCCTCCAGAAAGATGGTACGTTCTCCTTAACATCATCCCCGGAAGCGACTGTTGCGTGGTTCGTCCCAGCCCCCTTCGCATTTTGCCAGCAGTGTAGGGTGTCTTACGCTCCGCGAATCTCGGACTTCACGAAACTAGCCACCCTCGGCACTGAAGGACGCAGCACTGCCACAACGGTTCTATCGATGTCGACCGTTAGGCACCTGAGGCAAGAAAGCGAATTGAGCCCGATTGCCAGGAAGCTTCTCTGCTTTACCGATAACCGGCAGGATGCCTCGCTTCAAGCCGGTCATTTTAATGATTTCATCGAGATTGGCTTAGTACGCTCTGCCCTATTTAACGCATTGGAGCAGGCGGGCGAGAATGGGTTGGAACATGACGTCCTGCCCCAGAAAGTTTTTGAAGCACTTGGCTTGGGGCACGAAACGAAAATATTTCCAGCCAGCCGCTATTCTATCGACCCTGAAGCACAGTACGGCAAAGCTACAAACATTCGAAAGGCTTTCTGGAACGTCCTTGGGTATAGGGTCTATAGCGACCTGCGACGCGGCTGGCGAATTGTGGCCCCCAACCTAGAACAGTGCGGTCTCTTACACATCGATTATCTCGACCTGGATGAAATCTGCGCTGACGAAAACCTTTGGGAAGGCAACCCAATTTTGGTCGCCGCATCTCCTGAGAAACGACGGGAGATAGCTCAAATATTCTTGGACTTCATGCGACGCCGCTTGGCCATCAAGGTGGATTATCTCAAACCCGAGTATCAGGAGAGCGTCCGCCAGCAGAGTAGCCAGAATCTGATCAGCCCTTGGAAAATTGACGACGACGAAAAATTGCTTCACGCGGCAGTTGTTTTTCCTCGAGCAAGGAAAAAGGGGCAGAGAGAATACGGCGGTGACTTATTTGTTTCTCCACGAAGCTCTCTTGGTGGCTGGCTGCGTAAGGCTTTTCCAGAATGGCCATCTACTATCAAAATGGATGAGACCGAGCCGCTTATTCTCGCCCTCTTTTCCGCCCTCTCAAAAGGGGGCCTTATCGAGTCAGTCCTTTCGGACAC
This window harbors:
- the mads1 gene encoding methylation-associated defense system helix-turn-helix domain-containing protein MAD1, with the protein product MEDRYLSVDEIAEYLGIKKDTVYKWVAAKRIPAHKVGRLLKFKKDEVDEWIRQGRTILSD
- a CDS encoding DEAD/DEAH box helicase, producing MDVFRLKDKIIGDYSKYIGSFIEISDERIREIVQQELRDGLLWPDPLLQLNPAFAWGGWIEDLVSKGTLHSECAKIFRGDKSEVNGTGRPMRLYQHQVDAVEAARTGDNYVLTTGTGSGKSLSYIVPIVDHVLRSGSGKGIKAIIVYPMNALANSQELELKKFLCHGYGDKPPVTFRRYTGQEGEQARQEIVDNPPDILLTNYVMLELILTRPYEKKLVEAAKGLQFLVFDELHTYRGRQGADVAMLIRRLRNAITAPGTEGNLQCVGTSATLAGPGTFEEQQKEVAEVASKLFGAEVMPHRVIVETLRKETECDDFGSKRFLKVLRERLLNEDGKPPTEYEEFVRDPLSVWIENSLGLEEKETRLIRCKPRSLTGQAGAAQFLAEVTGLSPEKCIAPIQAALLQGYKLKNPDTGKPAFAFKLHQFLSKGDTVYATPEPEEIRAITLHGQQFAPDRDEETILFPLQFCRECGQEYYSVWRVTDPDKKTSWFSARNPSEAILTDGFAGYLYISGSNPWPADPQLQAERLPDDWTEEKGGKLYPVKSKEKYLPEKVFLQKDGTFSLTSSPEATVAWFVPAPFAFCQQCRVSYAPRISDFTKLATLGTEGRSTATTVLSMSTVRHLRQESELSPIARKLLCFTDNRQDASLQAGHFNDFIEIGLVRSALFNALEQAGENGLEHDVLPQKVFEALGLGHETKIFPASRYSIDPEAQYGKATNIRKAFWNVLGYRVYSDLRRGWRIVAPNLEQCGLLHIDYLDLDEICADENLWEGNPILVAASPEKRREIAQIFLDFMRRRLAIKVDYLKPEYQESVRQQSSQNLISPWKIDDDEKLLHAAVVFPRARKKGQREYGGDLFVSPRSSLGGWLRKAFPEWPSTIKMDETEPLILALFSALSKGGLIESVLSDTSNGEGYQIPASVMIWKAGDGSASQYDPLRMQHSGEKGGRTNPFFVDLYRLAVRDGTNLEAKEHTAQVASEERERREDAFREAQLPILYCSPTMELGVDIAQLNAVTMRNVPPTPANYAQRSGRAGRSGQPALIITYCAQGSSHDQHFFRVPSLMVAGAVSTPRLDLANEDLIRAHVNAVWLSESGLDLKQSLRDLLDVTGDKPALSLLDGVVAHLTDESTKARAKIRTKEILDGISSELQGCGWYAPTWLDEAMSKIERQFEDACERWRSLYRAAVEQRDAQNLIISDASRSQKDRDQARRLRAEAETQIELLLQSDSRFQSDFYSYRYFASEGFLPGYNFPRLPLSAFVPGRRGVRGRDEYISRPRFLAISEFGPGSFIYHEGSRYVISRVMVAVQEDEELASGKIKQCSACGYIHPITQGDGLDICEMCGERLPHAWDNLFRMRNVSTRRRDRINSDEEERTKYGYTLRTGFRFAQHGGTPAYRMAEIRGQEGNLQATLKYGHGATLWRINLGWANRAETAPPGFMLDFDRGMWTKEGSGGADAELNEAGTGRIRRVIPYVEDRKNCLLFVPDASLSPDAIISLQAALKQAVQREYQLEEFELASETLPAGNEPQSIMLYESAEGGAGVLRRLVDDPKAMKAVAKEALRLCHFNPETGEDQGRAEHASEDCVVACYDCLMNYGNQRVHPQLNRHGIKDYLLALASAEVHSAPSYQTRAAHLEALKKKCDSNLERRWLDHLDDHGHALPSHAQHFVSECKTKPDFFYAKEKVAVYIDGPHHEFPERQVRDQAQQDAMEDLGISVVRFSDGEQWQPILDKYPHVFGRKK